A single Nisaea sp. DNA region contains:
- a CDS encoding thioesterase family protein, with amino-acid sequence MSDFESFNERDAASYGYWIEEKIRFADLDPVGHVNNNAIGVYLESARVMLFADAAGEMYGGNRGGFSWVVARIEVDYLKEMHYPGQVRVGTRIEKLGNSSLIMRQVILFNGEVTGLARVVGVCFDMQARKSMPIPANVRSGLMTLAGPAGAS; translated from the coding sequence ATGAGTGATTTCGAAAGCTTCAACGAGCGCGACGCGGCAAGCTACGGCTACTGGATCGAAGAGAAGATCCGCTTCGCCGATCTGGATCCCGTCGGCCATGTGAATAACAACGCGATCGGAGTGTATCTGGAGTCCGCTCGCGTGATGCTGTTCGCGGATGCGGCCGGTGAAATGTACGGCGGGAACCGGGGCGGTTTTTCCTGGGTGGTGGCCCGGATCGAGGTCGATTACCTGAAGGAAATGCACTATCCGGGGCAGGTTCGCGTCGGCACTCGGATCGAGAAGCTGGGCAACAGCTCCCTGATCATGCGCCAGGTCATTCTGTTTAACGGCGAAGTCACCGGGCTCGCTCGGGTCGTCGGTGTCTGTTTCGATATGCAGGCCCGGAAATCAATGCCTATTCCGGCCAATGTTCGATCGGGTCTGATGACGCTCGCGGGGCCGGCCGGCGCAAGCTGA
- a CDS encoding permease: MSDCASTAPVMKRRTIWLLSAALAVLLAVALVFPARSIATIHFVGWSLLEVSPLVVPGVLLSAWVRASGASGRISEIFRGNIHRTILAASAIGAVTPVCGVSVLPLMVGLLAGGVPLAPVMAFWLSSPVTDPAMLATTAATIGVEFAVGKTLAAFCIGLAGGSLTAMMAHRHWAIAALRDNTIVGGLGQVCLPDRFAPAIWKDAERRTGFYREIQATARLVLICLIPAFAMEHLLSFMLTPESLSAYVGSGNWWSIPLAVLVGGPLYLDGFAALPLTRSLLDHGMSPGAAMGFLVSGGVVSIYGAMAILPVLKLKPFLLYLLTALTGSLVAGWVFDAVM; encoded by the coding sequence ATGAGCGATTGTGCATCCACCGCGCCGGTTATGAAGCGCCGAACCATTTGGCTGCTCAGTGCCGCATTGGCCGTATTGTTGGCCGTCGCGCTGGTATTTCCGGCCCGCAGCATCGCCACGATCCATTTCGTTGGCTGGAGCCTTCTGGAGGTCTCTCCCCTCGTTGTTCCCGGTGTACTGCTGTCGGCCTGGGTACGGGCCAGCGGTGCCAGCGGACGGATATCCGAGATATTCAGAGGCAACATTCACCGCACGATCCTGGCCGCATCCGCGATTGGCGCGGTCACGCCGGTCTGCGGTGTCTCCGTCCTGCCCCTGATGGTCGGCCTCCTCGCCGGCGGCGTCCCGCTCGCTCCGGTGATGGCATTCTGGCTTTCCTCGCCCGTCACCGATCCGGCCATGCTGGCCACGACCGCTGCCACGATCGGTGTCGAATTTGCTGTCGGTAAAACGCTTGCCGCCTTCTGTATCGGGCTGGCCGGGGGAAGTCTGACGGCTATGATGGCGCACAGGCACTGGGCCATTGCCGCCTTGCGGGACAACACAATCGTCGGCGGTCTCGGCCAGGTTTGCCTGCCGGACAGATTCGCTCCAGCGATATGGAAGGATGCAGAAAGAAGAACGGGCTTCTATCGCGAGATCCAGGCGACGGCGCGCCTTGTCCTGATTTGCCTGATACCGGCTTTCGCCATGGAGCATCTGCTGAGCTTCATGCTGACGCCTGAATCCCTGTCTGCCTATGTCGGCTCGGGAAACTGGTGGTCGATACCGCTGGCCGTGCTGGTCGGCGGTCCGCTCTATCTCGACGGCTTCGCCGCCCTGCCCCTGACGCGCTCGCTCTTGGACCACGGCATGTCGCCGGGAGCAGCCATGGGGTTTCTGGTCTCGGGCGGTGTCGTCAGCATCTACGGGGCCATGGCGATCCTGCCCGTCCTGAAGCTCAAGCCGTTCCTGCTTTATCTGTTGACGGCCCTCACCGGCTCACTCGTCGCCGGATGGGTCTTCGATGCCGTGATGTAA
- a CDS encoding LysR substrate-binding domain-containing protein, with translation MSHLESDLLRTFLAISDAGSFVGGAARIYRSQSAASTQIAKLETLLGANVFERHGRGVRLTATGEKLEPVARGVVRQLDETLAELTGNALSGTLRVGIPDDDREGRLSRVVADFARTYPGVELSVHCTFSAGFPKALADGRLDLAVHEVGSVGPGMEQLWAEPIAWAGSRAHSVQRDDPLPVALFDRACWWRDVAISSLRDSGRRYRIVYSSETAVGVAAAIRAGIAVGVLNRSAIQDELVMLSTADGFPDLPPSFLVIERREGADPELCAAMSDSLRRAFSRV, from the coding sequence ATGTCTCATCTTGAAAGCGATTTGCTGCGCACATTCCTGGCGATCAGTGATGCGGGAAGTTTTGTTGGCGGCGCGGCGCGGATTTACCGCTCCCAGTCTGCGGCCAGCACCCAGATTGCCAAGCTTGAAACCCTGCTAGGGGCGAATGTGTTCGAGCGCCATGGCCGTGGTGTTCGCCTGACAGCGACCGGAGAAAAGCTGGAGCCGGTCGCGCGCGGTGTGGTGCGCCAGCTCGATGAAACCCTGGCAGAGCTGACCGGGAATGCGCTCTCGGGCACGTTAAGGGTCGGTATTCCTGACGATGATCGGGAAGGCCGGTTGTCTCGTGTGGTCGCCGACTTCGCCCGCACCTATCCCGGGGTGGAACTCAGCGTGCATTGTACCTTCAGCGCCGGGTTTCCAAAGGCGCTGGCCGATGGACGTCTGGATCTTGCGGTGCATGAGGTCGGCAGCGTCGGCCCTGGGATGGAGCAGCTCTGGGCCGAGCCCATCGCCTGGGCGGGGTCACGTGCGCATTCAGTGCAACGGGACGACCCGCTACCGGTCGCGTTGTTCGATCGGGCTTGCTGGTGGCGTGACGTGGCGATCTCGTCGCTGCGAGACAGCGGACGCCGGTATCGGATTGTCTATTCCAGCGAAACCGCCGTCGGCGTGGCGGCGGCCATCCGTGCCGGGATTGCCGTTGGCGTCCTGAACCGCTCAGCGATCCAGGACGAGCTTGTCATGCTTTCAACCGCGGACGGCTTTCCGGATCTGCCGCCGTCCTTCCTGGTGATCGAGCGGCGGGAAGGCGCTGACCCGGAACTGTGTGCCGCCATGAGCGACAGTTTGCGCCGCGCTTTCTCCCGCGTTTGA
- a CDS encoding 2-hydroxyacid dehydrogenase, which yields MGDKPHVLTIIPYYKPALDRLDEIAIVHHLHLADDKTAFLAETADKIDAIATFQGCNREMVERFPNLKLIANFGVGYDGIAVDAATERSIKVTNTPDVLNDCVADLALGLTISGRRKLPLADAFTRAGKWPEGHFQFTQKVHHSKVGIVGLGRIGAEIAARCAAFKMDVSYHNRSIKPDVPYRYYPDLVEMARDSEILIIITPGGPATEKLVDEKVIEALGPDGLLVNVARGSVVDTDALIACLKDGRLGAAALDVYPDEPNVPEELFSMTENVVLTPHIASATHDTRMAMGMLVYNNIKAYFAGEELLTPVN from the coding sequence ATGGGTGATAAACCGCATGTTCTGACAATCATACCCTATTACAAGCCCGCTCTGGACAGACTAGATGAGATCGCGATCGTGCATCATTTGCACTTAGCAGATGACAAAACTGCCTTCCTCGCCGAGACAGCAGACAAGATCGACGCCATCGCAACATTCCAAGGCTGTAATCGAGAGATGGTCGAGCGGTTCCCCAATTTGAAGCTGATCGCCAATTTCGGTGTCGGCTATGATGGGATCGCCGTAGATGCAGCAACAGAGCGCAGCATCAAGGTCACCAACACACCAGACGTATTGAATGATTGCGTTGCCGACCTCGCCCTCGGCTTGACTATTTCCGGCCGCAGGAAACTCCCCTTGGCCGACGCCTTCACTCGAGCAGGGAAATGGCCGGAGGGGCATTTCCAGTTCACCCAAAAAGTACACCACAGCAAAGTCGGGATCGTTGGACTTGGCCGGATCGGCGCCGAGATTGCGGCCCGTTGCGCCGCTTTCAAGATGGATGTCAGCTACCATAATCGCTCGATCAAACCGGACGTTCCATATCGGTATTATCCCGACCTGGTCGAGATGGCCCGCGACTCCGAAATCCTGATCATCATTACACCCGGCGGCCCGGCGACCGAAAAGCTGGTCGACGAAAAGGTGATCGAGGCACTCGGTCCAGACGGGCTTTTAGTCAATGTCGCACGCGGCTCCGTTGTCGACACGGATGCACTGATCGCCTGCTTGAAGGATGGCCGTCTCGGTGCAGCTGCCCTGGACGTCTATCCGGACGAGCCGAACGTGCCGGAAGAATTGTTCAGCATGACCGAGAACGTGGTGCTGACGCCACATATCGCCAGCGCCACGCACGACACGCGCATGGCCATGGGCATGCTGGTCTACAATAACATCAAGGCTTACTTCGCGGGCGAGGAGCTGTTGACACCGGTCAACTGA
- a CDS encoding DUF924 family protein → MRDIDRIHSFWFEESTEKQWFEKDPEFDRQIRERFGALVEDASNGQLEDWLETPRGALAYILLLDQFTRNIYRGSGQAFAADAKARAAAIKVLVEGYDQDIPDREKAFLYLPFEHSEELEDQERSVALFEALGDDKLTDYAIRHRDIIARFGRFPHRNDVLGRKSTDAEQEFLKQPGSSF, encoded by the coding sequence ATGCGCGACATCGATCGAATACACAGCTTCTGGTTCGAAGAATCCACTGAGAAGCAGTGGTTCGAAAAAGACCCGGAATTCGACCGGCAGATCCGGGAACGTTTCGGCGCTCTTGTCGAGGATGCGTCCAATGGGCAGCTGGAGGATTGGCTGGAGACCCCGCGCGGCGCCCTCGCCTACATCCTGCTGCTGGATCAGTTCACCCGGAATATCTATCGCGGCTCGGGCCAGGCCTTCGCCGCCGATGCGAAGGCCCGGGCCGCTGCCATCAAGGTCCTTGTCGAAGGTTACGACCAGGATATACCCGACAGGGAGAAAGCGTTTCTCTACCTGCCTTTCGAACATAGCGAGGAGCTTGAGGACCAGGAGCGCAGCGTTGCCTTGTTCGAGGCGCTTGGCGATGACAAATTGACTGACTACGCCATACGGCACCGCGACATCATCGCCCGCTTCGGACGCTTCCCCCATCGCAATGACGTTCTCGGACGCAAAAGCACCGACGCTGAGCAGGAATTTCTCAAACAACCGGGCTCTTCTTTCTGA
- a CDS encoding acyl-CoA dehydrogenase, translating into MSVYSAPLDDMRFTLREIVGFDKIAALPGFDGTDQELTDQILEEAGKFSRDVLAPLNEVGDKEKARLENGVVRPVDGFSEAYSQFWQGGWNAMPFEEEFGGQNLPISLTTAVWEMWNSSNLAFALCPLLTQAGIEAMTKHASAEQKEKYLHKLVSGEWTGTMNLTEPQSGTDLGSIRTRSERKGDHYLLKGQKIYITWGDHDMTDNIVHLVLARSPDGPPGSKGLSLFIVPKFMVNDDGSLGARNDVRPVSLEHKLGIHASPTCVMSYGDNEGAVAYLIGEENRGIEYMFVMMNNARLAVGLQGLAIGERAYQQAVAFARDRVQSRAIQGSDGPVAIIQHPDVRRMLLGMRSQIEGMRGLCYYTAAQIDRANREESPEIKARAQRRVDLLIPVVKSWCTDTGLAITSTNIQIHGGMGFIEETGAAQHYRDARITTIYEGTNGVQAMDLIGRKVARDGGEAAKELFADIRADLEPLRASDELSARAIVRNMDAALAAAESAVQWLVTTFPADTGKAASGGVSFQNLMGLLCAGWLLARGVKAASEQKQNANGNAAFLESKLISARFFADYHLSQAPSLLTQMTESGDSVMAMALDQF; encoded by the coding sequence ATGTCTGTTTATTCTGCCCCGCTTGACGATATGCGCTTCACGCTGCGCGAGATTGTCGGCTTCGACAAGATTGCTGCGCTACCGGGTTTCGATGGCACCGATCAAGAACTCACAGACCAGATCCTGGAAGAAGCGGGGAAATTCTCCCGCGATGTCTTGGCGCCTCTGAACGAAGTAGGCGACAAGGAAAAGGCACGGCTGGAAAATGGTGTTGTCCGGCCGGTCGACGGATTCTCCGAGGCGTACAGCCAGTTCTGGCAAGGTGGCTGGAACGCCATGCCGTTCGAGGAAGAGTTCGGCGGCCAGAACCTGCCGATCTCCCTGACCACGGCGGTCTGGGAAATGTGGAACAGCTCGAACCTCGCCTTCGCTCTCTGCCCGCTGCTGACGCAGGCCGGTATCGAGGCCATGACCAAGCATGCGAGTGCCGAGCAGAAGGAGAAATACCTGCACAAACTGGTTTCCGGCGAATGGACCGGGACCATGAACCTGACCGAGCCGCAGTCAGGCACCGATCTCGGCAGCATCCGTACCCGGTCCGAGCGCAAGGGCGATCACTATCTTCTGAAAGGCCAGAAGATCTACATCACCTGGGGCGACCACGACATGACGGACAATATCGTCCATCTCGTCCTCGCCCGCTCACCGGACGGCCCTCCCGGCAGCAAGGGTCTCTCTCTCTTCATCGTGCCGAAATTCATGGTGAATGACGACGGCAGTCTGGGTGCGCGGAACGACGTTCGCCCTGTCTCGCTCGAACACAAGCTCGGCATTCATGCCAGCCCGACCTGCGTCATGTCCTATGGCGACAATGAAGGCGCTGTCGCCTATCTGATCGGTGAAGAGAACCGCGGCATCGAATACATGTTCGTTATGATGAACAACGCCCGGCTCGCCGTCGGCCTGCAAGGCTTGGCAATTGGCGAACGGGCCTATCAGCAGGCTGTCGCATTTGCCCGCGACCGGGTACAGAGCCGCGCCATTCAGGGCAGCGACGGGCCGGTCGCAATTATCCAGCATCCCGATGTTCGGCGCATGCTGCTCGGCATGAGAAGCCAGATCGAGGGCATGCGCGGTCTCTGCTATTACACCGCCGCCCAGATCGACCGGGCCAACCGGGAAGAATCCCCCGAAATCAAAGCCCGCGCGCAGCGCCGTGTCGATCTGCTGATACCTGTGGTGAAATCCTGGTGCACGGACACCGGACTCGCCATTACCTCAACCAACATCCAGATCCATGGCGGCATGGGCTTCATTGAGGAAACCGGCGCCGCACAGCATTATCGCGATGCCCGGATCACCACGATCTACGAAGGCACCAACGGCGTGCAGGCAATGGATCTGATCGGCCGCAAGGTCGCCCGAGACGGCGGCGAAGCGGCGAAAGAGCTGTTCGCCGACATTCGCGCCGACCTGGAGCCGCTGCGGGCCAGTGACGAGCTGTCCGCCCGCGCCATCGTCCGGAACATGGACGCGGCACTCGCGGCGGCGGAAAGCGCCGTTCAATGGCTGGTCACGACCTTCCCGGCCGATACCGGCAAAGCCGCCTCGGGAGGCGTCTCCTTCCAGAACCTGATGGGGCTGCTCTGTGCCGGCTGGCTGCTGGCCCGTGGCGTAAAAGCAGCGTCCGAGCAGAAACAGAATGCCAACGGAAACGCGGCCTTCCTGGAGAGCAAACTGATCAGCGCCCGGTTTTTCGCCGACTATCACCTGAGCCAAGCCCCGTCCCTGCTAACGCAGATGACGGAATCCGGCGACAGCGTGATGGCCATGGCGCTGGACCAGTTCTGA